From the Leucoraja erinacea ecotype New England chromosome 4, Leri_hhj_1, whole genome shotgun sequence genome, the window agtcaagggcctgtcccacttgggcgacctaatccacgagttctggcgagtttaccctcgactcatactcgcagcatggttgacaagaggtcgtaggaggtcttcgtaactctccttcaagctcgagagtggtctctgcgtactcgaggcctcagctaggtcgtggcgtttttttcaatatgttaaaaagtaaaaaaaggttgccatggaaaaaatctattatttttttactcgtaggtttagttgtagtaggtcagcatgttagtcgtaggtaatcgaggatagtcgaaggtagtcgaatgtGGTCGTAGATAGACTTCATCATAGTcgtagggaggtcaaaggaggtcgtcttcactctctacTTTtccgtgtccaattttcccgaagttagtcatagctagtcgaaggaggtcttctctatagtcaaaggaggtattcaaaatgtcattttttcaaactcttctaaactcgtcaattaggtcagccaagtgggacagcccctttaacatTTCAGGCTCTGCAGGGGGTAGTACATTCGGccaaatgcactatgggaactacactctccCCCCAGCAggacctatacatcagaaggtgcaaatctagagtcaacaagatcatgggagaccccttccaccccagcaacagactgttccagctgctacggtcaggcaaacgcctccgttgccatgctgtgagacggagaggatgagaaggagcttcttcccagaggccattcgctctgtaaacgcctatctcaccagggactaacttactttaccattctactgttgtgtggtgtcttttttaaattgctggggggtttttttctcccacaaatatgtaattactgattcagTTCCAttgtgttttgtagtttttttgcacaatctgcaagcattgccacttttcatttcactgcacatctcgtatgcgacgaataaacttgacttgacttcacttcaagttcaagtgagtttattgtcatgtgtccctgtataggacaatgaaattcttgctttgcttaagcacagaacatagtaggcatttactacaaaacagataagtgtgtccatataccataatataaatatatacacacatgaataaataaactgataaagtgcaaataacagaaaatgggttcataataatcagagttttggccgagccaggtttaatagcctgatggctgtggggaagtagctattcctgaacctggttgttgcagtcttcaggctcctgtaccctctacctgaaggtagcagggagatgagtgtgtggccaggatggtgtgggtctttgatgatactgccagcctttttgaggcagcgactgcgataaatcccctcgatggaaggaaggtcagagccgatgatggactgggcagtgtttactactttttgtagtcttttcctctccagggcgctcaaattgccgaaccaagcaacgatgcaactggtcaacatgctctctactgtacacctgtagaagttagagagagtcttccttgacaaaccgactctccgtaatcttctcaggaagtagaggcgctgatgagctttcttgataattgcattagtgttctcggaccaggaaagatcttcagagatgtgcacgcccaggaatttgaacctcttgaccctttcaaccatcgacccgttgatataaatggggctgtgggttcccctcctactccttccaaagtccacaatcagttccttggttttgctggtgttgagggccaggttattgcgctggcaccatatggacagttgctcgatctttcttctatactctgactcgtcgccatcagtgatacgtcccacaacactggtgtcgtcagcgaacttgatgatggagttcgcactgtgactggctacgcagtcatgagtatagagcgagtacagcagggggctgagcacgcagccttgaggtgctcctgtgctgattgttatcgaggctgacacatttccaccaatatgaactaAACAGAAACCTTGCACTAGATTTACCCCACCAAGACCCTCTCTTCCACTATTTCGGTTAAATTGTGACCTATAGCCTTGATTATTTGATTTGAAGGATGCTGATCACTATTCAGTTCTAGCAAAGCTTTTCCCAAAGATACAATACCCTCGTCCTTGTACTGGTGCCAGCAATGAATTGAAATATATTTATCCTGTACTAATCTTAGTGACATGCGTATATCTTTATGATCTCGTCGATCCAATGCCAACTGCGTGTTTCAGGTAGTAATTGAGAGCTTATTCTTTGTGGTTCTGTTTTCCGGTTATGACTTGGTTGTATAGCTGAACTTCCTTCTTTTTCCTCTTTTTGCTGTGGGTTCCCACATGGTCCTTAACAGCTGGGAGTTTGCTCTCAATCTCAAGTTCTTTTCCAGCCCCGTGGGCAGATCCCCAGCTCTGGCTGTAGGCTGGCAATGCCTCCTTTGGTATTCATGCTCAATGTTGCAGAGAACAGTAACCCAAACAATAATGCCCCTAACCATTGttatatttctttccacttccctaTTAGTGCACCCATCATTCTCCTTCACACAGGTTATattgtcataagcgataggagtggaaataggccattcggcctttcaaaactactccgccattcaatcatggctgatctatctctccctcctaaccccattcccttgccttctccccataaactctgacgcctgtactaatcaactgCTTTGGACGAAGAAAGGAGCTGAAGTTCCTTTGATCCTGTCTTCCGAATCCCCACTCCTTCCTTGTGTTGTGGAGTAATTATCTggtttaattttagatttccagtctCTGCAATTTGCTATTTGATTTTCACCGGTAATTATTTGCCTGTTTCTCTTGACTGACCAATTCAGTAGTACTTAAACAAAGGAGGGTGACTGTAACAAAGAATGCCCATAATTTTCCTGATGTGCCATCATAACCCAGCAACATGCCCCTTGAAGCACCTGTCGGCCATGGCCCTAATAACCCAGCAATATGTCCCCTTGAGGCACCTGTAGGCCATTGCCCTAATAACCCAGCAACATGTCTCCTTGAGGCACCtgtaggaggaggagccatcttggggaacggctgctaaccagcagccatccgtttaattcgctttttaaaaaaaagttttgagtaagtcctgtgtttcgtccgttggagaaattgactttttaatgtggggggtagggggcaattctacttctaggtccctacctggtcagtgaggcagctttttctccgggctgcccgtcgacccgtcctcatggcctaccagtgggcttggagcgccgtttcctggcggggaccgcccagcacctcggcttcggtggcggcacagcgctggagcgctttcgtggagtggagcggagcgggcgatgccttgcctgggtcgccgcgctggatcgacgcgctggagctccggtgagctgtgaccgccgagttcaacacctccgggctgcgggtctgcggagcggagcgggcggcgccgactttaacatcgggagcctgggtgcTCCAAACCGGCGTGGCCTTGACggtttcggaagccgcggtccccagtcaggaagcggccgtttcaGGTGGTCCAGCCGCTGAGaagactctcccgacgccagtgagaacggccaggaacatcgggcctctgtagaggcaattgcggtggcctcaataggcctgactttgggtgaactggggatggggactggacattgtgccttccctcacagcgataatccattgtggggggatgatttttttgtctgtaagtaatccggttagtctttgtccaagatggctgtcggaagggagagtggacgctagtgcgctttagctgccgctgctctctcttcacactatgtttttgattttttttgtttttggactgaattctgtttttaatttgtgtctctgtgatgtctttattatttattttattctgattatatgttttattattcttgttaatctctgtaaggtgtccttgagatttctgaaaggcgcccaaaaataaaatgtattattattatggcCCTAATAACCCAGCAACATGCCCCTTGAGGCACCTGTAGGCCATGGCCCTAATAACCCAGCAACATGCCCCTTGAGGCACCTGTAGGCCATGGCCCTAATAACCCAGCAACATGCCCCTTGAGGCACCTGTAGGCCATGGCCCTAATAACCCAGCAACATGCCCCTTGTGGCACCTGTAGGCCATGGCCCTAATAACCCAGCAACATGCCCCTTGTGGCACCTGTAGGCCATGGCCCTAATAACCCAGCAACATGCCCCTTGAGGCACCTGTAGGCCATGGCCCGTCTGCTCCAGGAAACCTGTCTGTCACAGCCGCCACGTGCCCACCTGGGGCCGAGCATGCGCAGTGAACCACCGGCCGGCTTGCTACGCATGCGCGTGGGGACGTTGCGCCGCTTCTGGGCTGATCAAGACCGGAAGCGGAAACGagctctctttctctctggcTCGCGGGCGATCGCCATGGTGAGTGTGCGGCGGGGCCGGGGCGGGGCGTTGGGTCCTGTACCCAGACCATGCGGGGCCGGGGCGTTGGGTCCTGTACCCAGACCATGCGGGGCCGTTGGGTCCTGTACCCAGACCATGCGGGGCCGGGGCGTTGGGTCCTGTACCCAGACCATGCGGGGCCGGGGCGCTGGGTCCTGTACCCAGACCGTGCGGGGCCGGGCCGGGGCGTTGGGTCCTGTACCCAGACCGTGCGGGGCCGGGTCGGGCCGGGCCGGggcgttgggtcctgtccccagACCATGCGGGGCCGGGCCGGGGCGCTGGGTCCTGTACCCAGACCATGCGGGGCCGGGGCGGGGGCGGGCGGGCGTTTTGGGTCCTGTACCCAGACCATgcggggccgggccgggccgggtccTGTACCCAGACCATGCGGGGCCGGGGCGTTGGGGTCCTGTACCCAGACCATGCGGGGCCGGGCCGGGGCGTTGGGTCCTGTACCCAGACCATGCGGGGCCGGGCCGGGGCGTTGGGTCCTGTACCCAGACCGTGCGGGGCCGGGCCAGGCCGGGGCGTTGGGTCCTGTACCCAGACCATGCGGGGCCCGGGCCGGGGCGTTGGGTCCTGTACCCAGACCGTgcggggccgggccgggccggggcgTTGGGCCCTGTACCCAGACCGTGCGGGGCCGGGCCGGGGCAGTGGGTCCTGTACCCAGACCGTGCGGGGCCGGGGCGCTGGGTCCTGTACCCAGACCATGCGGGGCCGGGCGGGGCCGGGGCGCTGGGTCCTGTACCCAGACCGTGCGGGGCCGGGGCGCTGGGTCCTGTACCCAGACCGTGCTGGGCCGGGCCCGGGCGCTGGGTCCTGTACCCAGACCGTGCTGGGCCGGGCCGGGGCGTCCTCCATCCTCCACCACCCGTGCTTCACGCCGCCTGGAGCCGCCACCATGCGGGACCGGACCGGGCTGGGTCGGGCCGGGGCAGTGGAGACTGCGAGTTGCGACGGCCCAGGCCCAGGCCAGATGTTACAGACCGTACTAATGTCCCCCTCTCCACCAGcggggccaggccaggccaggcctgcACTCGGGCACCGTGGGCTCCGGGCGGTTGGAGCGTGGGCCCCATCCCGGGGCTCGCTGCTGACATGGACACAGCGGTGAAGTTCCCCAGCGTGGTCTCCTTGCTGAGCCCCGGGCCCGTCCCCGCCTCACTCTCTCTGCCTCCTCTTGTGATTGCAGGTCTACAAGCGATACGTACAGATCGGCCGCGTGGTCTACATCTCCTTCGGGCCGCACGCCGGCAAGCTGGTGGCCATCGTCGATGTCATCGACCAGAACCGGGTAGGTTGTGCCGGGTCTGAGTCCAGGTCGTGGCCGGATGTCCCGACTCTCTGGGATGTAGTGTTACAGAGGATGTCCTAAACTGGCCCAGGTCGTGGCTGGATTACGTGTGGTGTTAAGTCAACtatgattttattttttgtgCACAACTAATTGTTTCCCCTATATTTTCTTTTGGGATCCGGTGTAATTAATTCACTCCCCAACTGTCTTTTAATACTTCCAACAAAGGTTTTACACAAGCGGCCACACAAGACTGCTGATGCGGGTACCTGGAGCAAAAGCATGCTCGACAGCATCTGTTGAGAAAAATGAACATTGACATATTGGGTAGGGACTGTTTCCAGAGGAAGAGGGTGTCCATTCAAGATGACTGTCCATGTccccctacagatgctgcctgaactgatgAGTTCATCCATCGGTCTGTTTTTTGCACATGTAATAACTAACTTGTGGTTCTGTGAATCTTTGATCATTCCTTTGGAGAGTTGACAACTCGAGAGATTTCTGCTTTTGGCCTTGTCCTTAATTTCCTTAGTGCTTTACTGTTTTGGCcctaaaataaaatgcattttccACTTTGTGTCCATGGGTGTTACAGCCACTGGACCTTATTTAAGAGCACATCCTGGCATTAGTTGAGGAAATTCTACACAGCCTCATTGCTAACTGCATCCAGATACTCATTCTTCATGCTGTTGCCATTTTCTTTAATGTGctgtgaaatagacaataggtgcaggagtaggcccttcgagccggcactgccattcaatgtgatcatggctgatcatcctcaatcagtaccccgttcttgccttttccccataccccctgactccgctatctttaagagccctaactagctctctcttaaaagtatccagagaaccagcctccactgccctctgaggcagagaattccacactcacaactctcttgcttcctgcctctagtgtgtccaaacccttaataatctaatatgtttcaataagatcccctcgcatcctcctaaactccggagtatagggaggttgcacgaaaggtcactgggtcatagggctcgacgcacggagccgctaaatccaactggaagacatccgtcacttccggtatatgttattaatgctagaaacgcgtactttcctacctgttaaaaaccgccaaaatgttgcatttttgcgctgaaaaaatttGTGGGAGTAGGGGTAAGTGtgggagacatgtacccaactttagaattccaaacgtgaagcgaaatgaaggtatagagaagcgagaactgaagggactacagcagctaaagtgcttggtaaacattgaaaataatgggaattatcgcgtttgctcactgcatttcatcaagtaaggcattatttatgttttttcttgattcctttggtatttaaaaagtctcagaagtgataaatctggctgtaaaatttacttcagatgcgttttcattttgtatgtaaaaaccaacGAGAACCAtgtgcgatttaaaaaaattacagccatatttatcacttctgaaactttttagatgccaaaggaatcaagaaaaaacacaaataatgccttactgttgatgaaatgcagtgagcaaacggccaatgttcgctaagcactctggctgttgttgtcccttcagctctcgtttttatctaccatcatttctcctcacttttgaaattctgaagtaggctaaatgtctcacacgcttatcccgatttccataattatttacagcgcaaaaattgacaatttcagcgggttttaacgggcccgctacgctggaatcaatggtaagtgcctacctgcagttcatcgtgtgtaatccatttggagtagcctagcaacagtacgggtcatgggtcgtgacccgactgcagtgaaacctccctatacaagcccagccgctcccttctctcagcatatgacaatccaacgctgtactccctcaatagcaagaatgtccttcctcaagttaggggaccaaaactgcacacaatactccaggtgtggtgtcactagagccctatgcaactgtagtaggacctctttgttcctgtactcaactactcttgttataaaggccaacatgccattcgttttcttcactgcctgctgcacctgcatgcttactttcattgactgatgaacaaggatccccagatcccgttgtacttccctttttcccaacttaacaccatttagatagtaatctgccttcctgtttttgctaccaaagtggataacctcacatttatccacattaaactgcatctgcccacccaccaaACCTgttcaagtcgccctgcattctcatagcatcctccttccagttcacactgccacctatctttgtgtcatctgcaaatttgctaatgttactttgaatccccttcatctaagtcattgatgtaaattgtaaatagctgcggtcccaacaccgagccttgcgggtaccccaactagtcactgcctgtcattctgaaagggacccattaatcgctactctttgtttcctgtctgccaaccaattttctatccatgtcagcactctacccccaataccatgtgccctgattttgcccacaaatctcctctatgtgggaccttatcaaatgcttcctgaaagtccaggtacactacatccactggctctcccttgtccattttcctaattacatcctcaaaaaattccagaggattagtcgagcatcatttccccttcgtaaaatccatgctgacacagaccgatcctattactgctatccaaatgtgccgctatttcattaaaaaaaaaaaaatttgattccagcatcttccccaccaccgatgtcaggctaactagtctataattccctgtttcctctctccggcctttcttaaaaagtgggataacattagccaccctgcaatccacaggaattgatcctgaatctatcgaacattgaaaaattatcaccaatgcgtccacgatttctagagccacttccttaagtgccctgggatgcagaccaacaggccctggggatttatcagccttcagtcccatcagtctacccaacaccatttcctgcctaatgtggatttccttcagttcctgtcaccccagatcctctgaccaCTACTATATAAGGAAAATTGTTTTCTTTACCCAAAAGTTGCTGTAAATATACATTGTGCTGTGATTTATACATGACATCTGCAGTGGTTTATGATGATGATCCGTGAGCATTGTAGACCTAATCTTTAAAGGTGCGTTTTAAATTTGTTTGCTCCATTAATAGTAAGCCGTTCTTTTAAACCTCCCGCTCAGGCATTAGTGGATGGTCCATGCACTGGTGTAAGGAGACAGGCTATGCCATTTAAATGCATGCAGCTCACCGACTTCAAGATTCAAATACCACATAGGTGAGatcttgattttattttaaaattcaatttttgTTGTTGTAACTAGCTGAACTCTGGTGTATCTAAGTTTTATGCAGCCCGATTTGAGCAAGTATGGATTTAACGCTAGGTTATTGGTCCATTCACCAATTGTGAATGTGAATGATGACTTGATAGTGTTATGATTgatgctgctgccttgcagctatGTGGACGTGAACCTGATCTGTTGGTGTAgattttgcatgtttttcctgtgaCTTGTGGGTTTCCACTGAGTATTCTGATTTTCTTCCACACTGAAAAGTTATTCTGGAGTCGGACTTGTTCGTTCATCTAGTTTACAGCAAAGAATGAAAGGTGGTATTAACAGGGAAGGAAATTAGGAGGGTGAACGTGGCACGGTTGAGATGACTGCAAAGGTTAAAGTAACAAGTTAAAGTTGTCTTCATTACCTTGAAGTTTTTGTGGGGTTTTATACTGCAACGTGTTGGTTTGCATGTTAAAGGTTGAAAACTGAACAAAAACTATCATCtgggacatttaaaataaaattagtttTACAGAGGATTTGGGCAGATGATGGTTTGCTATACGGTGGTAAGCATGAGTGAATTAATTCCACAATTAGTTTCTTGGTCACATGATTCTGGAGGTTGCACTGCTATCTGATTTTAACCACATGCACCTGCGAGAAATTGTCTATTCTTTGGGAAGTATTGTTACAATTTTCATTATCTCCACTCTATGGTGTTTATTTTGAACCatacaaattaattattttctccTAGTGTCCGCAACAAATTTGTGAAGGCTGCTTGGGAAAAAGAGAAGATCAATGAGAAATGGGAAGCATCTCGCTGGGCAAAAAAAATTGATGCACGTGCAAAGGTGGGTCCTTTTTTAGAAGGCTTCTCCTTGCCCTAAGGGTCTAGTTTGAAGTATGTTGAGTAGTTGATGGATCTTAACTGCAGTTTCTGTTTTATTTAAAGAGCTGTAGTTAATTTGCTAATGCCTTGTctagccttttaaaaaaaataatgaatacaATATACTTGCTCCTTCCCACAGAGAGCCAAAATGTCTGACTTTGACCGCCACAAGGTCATGAAGGCCAAGAAAATGGTAAGTTTGTTTTAGAATTGTTGATAATTCGAATCCCAACTGATTTCTAGCCCTTGCTAACCAAGCATTTAACATTAATTCCTGTCTTCACCTGTCCATATTTGGACTTCAACTCCTTTTTGGCCTTTAGTATATATTCTTCTCTTGACTTAATTTACAGCATGTTTGTATTTGGACTGTTTGGGTAATGAATGGTTGTGTGGAAGGACAAGATCGAAAATGTAATTTACAAGTAAAACGTAATCTAGTTCAACTGAAGTCCAAAAACTTATGCATACTTAGTAGACCCTTTCTGATTTGCACAATAATCATAAAGGGGGGATATGTATGCAAAATAAATTGGAGTCAATACCAGATGCTGTCAGCCAGCTCCCATCTGGCTGAACAGCAACATGTGGCTCTGACAATATTGAGTAATGCATTTTGGGTGGATTGTTAACTTTTGTTTTCATTCTCATAGAGAAACAGAATCATCAAGCTAGAATTGTCCAAACTGAAGAAAGCTGCCGGCAAAAAGGCATAAATGTCTACACTTTGAACGTAAGAATAAAGAACTTGTGTTTAAACCAAATTGTCCGTCTTGATTTTACatgcaagcttttcactgtgcctcagtacatgtgacaataaactaaactgtaattgTATTTTGAGATCCTTGCCCACATGAGGTGGTGTTTctatttagtgtttttagttatggacagatgcagcagggaaacaggcccgtttGTATTTGCACCATCAGCCAGCCATTTACATTAACCTTGTGTTAATCCCATTCTTTTTATTCTCTCTACTTTTTTATTGACTCCTAAATTCTACTGCTCATCTGGGAATATTTTGCAGTAGTCAATTAACCTTCCAACCCACACCTTTGGTCtatgcgaggaaactggagctcctggcgaAATCCCATGCAGGCACGCACACTTGTGAACAAACAAATCaaattcaagtctgaagaagggtctccccccccccgaaacgtcgcctatttccttcgctccatagatgctgcctcactcgctgagtttatcaagcatttttgtctaccatctaaaTTCAAGattgaatccggatctctggtgccAAGCAACTGTTCAATTAGCTATGCTTCTATTTAGCTGTCGAATGTTTGCTAAATCTATGG encodes:
- the rpl14 gene encoding 60S ribosomal protein L14 produces the protein MARLLQETCLSQPPRAHLGPSMRSEPPAGLLRMRVGTLRRFWADQDRKRKRALFLSGSRAIAMVYKRYVQIGRVVYISFGPHAGKLVAIVDVIDQNRALVDGPCTGVRRQAMPFKCMQLTDFKIQIPHSVRNKFVKAAWEKEKINEKWEASRWAKKIDARAKRAKMSDFDRHKVMKAKKMRNRIIKLELSKLKKAAGKKA